The proteins below are encoded in one region of Bosea sp. BIWAKO-01:
- the greA gene encoding transcription elongation factor GreA, which translates to MTRAFVKEAEERGTLDELPDRPVSPHPNLVTPEGLAQIEAQLARWHDEHAAALAGGDRSEIAQTRREFRYWTARRASAKLAPAQERHDIVRFGSTVTIRRADGRTQNWRLVGEDEADPAHGTLPYVAPLASALMGKGIGESVSIGTEAVEIITIA; encoded by the coding sequence ATGACTCGCGCCTTCGTCAAGGAAGCCGAGGAAAGAGGGACCCTGGACGAGCTGCCGGACCGGCCGGTCTCGCCGCACCCAAACCTCGTGACGCCTGAGGGGCTCGCACAGATCGAGGCCCAGCTGGCGCGCTGGCATGACGAACACGCGGCGGCGCTGGCCGGAGGCGACCGCTCCGAGATCGCTCAGACGCGACGCGAGTTCCGCTACTGGACGGCGCGACGCGCCAGCGCCAAGCTGGCCCCTGCGCAGGAAAGGCACGACATCGTCCGCTTCGGCTCGACAGTGACGATCCGCCGGGCTGACGGGCGCACGCAGAACTGGCGGCTGGTCGGCGAGGACGAGGCCGATCCGGCACACGGAACGCTGCCCTATGTCGCGCCGTTGGCGAGTGCGCTGATGGGCAAGGGCATTGGCGAGAGCGTCAGCATCGGCACAGAGGCGGTCGAGATCATCACGATCGCCTGA